The Mixophyes fleayi isolate aMixFle1 chromosome 1, aMixFle1.hap1, whole genome shotgun sequence genome includes a region encoding these proteins:
- the LOC142152569 gene encoding olfactory receptor 5AR1-like, translated as MFKRGGKDAGGDGQVKVVGESGAGGGGKGSKKEWKSLLIPKRNESQVTEFILVGLSSDLQPYLFIFFLLIYLLTLTGNVIIILTITLESQLHTPMYFFLMSLSFTEIFYVSSTVPRMLRDFLHIDKTISFIGCAFQLYFFCFLGATECFILAFMAYDRFVAICHPLHYVTIMTKIKCLQFSLTSFLGGLFLPLTNIVLVFQLPYCGSNIIDHFFCDILPVVRLACANTFANKIAIVVYSFLVVPLPFLLILVSYVYIFIVIFKIHSAAGRSKVFSTCGSHLTSVCLFYGSATITYIRTKSINTRGGAKALSLLYIVFVPMLNPLIYSLRNTEFKKAIKRLISRLLYYHNQRNTLLSVVLN; from the exons atgtttaaaagaggagggaaaGATGCTGGTGGAGATGGACAGGTGAAAGTGGTGGGCGAGtcgggagcaggtggaggtggaaagggatcGAAGAAG gaatggaAATCACTACTCATACCTAAAAGAAATGAATCACAAGTGACTGAGTTCATTCTTGTGGGCCTCTCTTCTGACTTGCAGCCatatcttttcattttttttctactaATTTATCTACTTACATTGACAGGGAATGTAATAATTATTCTGACAATTACCTTGGAATCACAGCTTCACACACCCATGTACTTTTTTCTCATGAGTTTGTCTTTCACTGAGATCTTCTATGTTTCATCAACAGTTCCTCGAATGCTCAGAGATTTCTTGCACATAGACAAAACTATTTCTTTTATTGGATGTGCTTTTCAACTTTATTTCTTTTGTTTCCTTGGTGCAACAGAATGCTTCATTCTTGCGTTCATGGCATATGATCGGTTTGTGGCCATTTGTCACCCTCTTCATTATGTAACTATTATGACCAAAATAAAGTGTTTACAATTTTCATTGACATCATTCCTAGGTGGGTTGTTTCtacctttgaccaacattgtgtTGGTCTTTCAATTGCCATACTGTGGTTCCAACATCATTGACCATTTTTTCTGTGATATACTTCCTGTGGTGAGGTTGGCCTGTGCTAACACCTTTGCTAATAAAATTGCTATTGTAGTTTATAGTTTTTTGGTTGTCCCTTTACCTTTCTTACTTATACTTGTATCCTACGTATATATCTTTATAGTCATCTTTAAAATCCATTCAGCAGCTGGGCGCAGCAAAGTATTTTCTACATGTGGCTCCCATCTTACATCTGTATGTTTATTCTATGGATCAGCTACTATAACTTATATTAGAACAAAATCTATTAATACACGTGGAGGAGCTAAAGCTTTGTCTCTTCTGTACATAGTCTTTGTTCCAATGCTCAACCCTTTGATCTACAGCTTGAGGAACACAGAATTTAAAAAAGCAATAAAGAGACTTATAAGCAGACTTTTATATTATCACAATCAAAGAAATACACTTTTATCTGTtgtgttaaattaa